The following DNA comes from Cololabis saira isolate AMF1-May2022 chromosome 7, fColSai1.1, whole genome shotgun sequence.
ttGTACTCTGATGGTTGCTCTCAGACTATATAACcacgcctgctctcagtagccaacagacaataatatgacaataatatgtgcaataacataagatgtgcaatatctgccaatctacctcacaacactccacctgcttttctgcactgttatactgtatatactgttcatatcctgtcttcatattttatattttatacgtatcttttgtattttttatatattttttatttctgacttttcagtctttttacccctcccctatatgtgtgtactgctgacaacaaataagtttccccactgagggagaaaataaaggatatcttatcttatcttatcttatcttagtgcagaaccacctcctgtttttatgagcagactgattagctgagttcttctttaggtgaggacggtgaagaggaacggGTGTTTAAGATTGATGAATcccctcctgtttttctctgggttttggttgtcgtagatctttgctgggttggcatgtcagattagagatagacaacagaaaatatatggctgaaagtgtggcatgtttaagtttctttccctgcagttggcctcccagataaggttcaacagataaggttcaacatcggCTCCTACAATGTACAAAAAACCtccctttttcagtataaatacgactggatTGATGACAACAGTGTGcatttcgtgctttgtttgtggttttttgttgcagatttccagtgcttgacgtgtgtctccgtgtgttcctgcttcctggattggcagtggatgtcgtcacccccccccccaaaaaaaaaaaaaaaaaaaaaaaaacactgggtttgtatgtgtatatttatgtatgtgtacgcatatgtgtgcgtatatatatgtatatattacatatagtaataatgcacatatatacacttttggtttctaccgtcatggtatcaatcaataatatgtgtgcagacaaggtaaaaaaaaaaaaaaaaaaaaaaaaaaaaaaaaaaacagtgtgcatttctctcctccctatgtggtttgagaaaagtgtacctccggctggaaaacattgtgcatgatataataaaagcttgtattaactctGATTCTTTTCCCTGGTTTTCTTATTGTACACCAGACAAGCGAAACACGAGGATCTTTCACTACTTTGATGTCAAAATACATTAAATGAAACAAGATGTGTCTTCATCTCTTGTTCATTCAGTATAGGTTTGGAGCCCCCCGATCACGTGATTTGCATTCTGTAgcagattagtttttttttccccatttaagatccatccatccattttctataccggttttatcctttgcagggtcacaggggtctgctctcctatcccagctcatcacaggcgagagACAGGTGTACACcatggacaggtcaccagtctatcacagggctcCCATTAAGATGTTTACATAAAATAGTCAATCCcttaaatgcataaaaaaataagatgcgCTATATTTGACCATATTTATGGTACTATAATTCAGCATAGGCTCACAGTCTTTAGATTACAAGGTGTGGAAActacaaacaaaaatacatttaagaattcaaacaaatgtgtctcatttccttcttgtagttattacatttcagttttagtttggAGTCACTGTGTCATATTTGAAgctactgaaaaaaatattcaaaaaagaaaaacaagacctTGGTCCCAGGGGAATACTCAGCCTAAAGCGAACTTCACTCCTGTGGGCTTGATGAGTGCGCATGCGCTGCCCGCAGAGCATATCGCTGACTACAGTAAAGGGCATCATTGTTTTAACACCTAACAAAATTTAAAATATCTGTAAACACACTCATAATTCAGAATCCTAGTATAATGTCTGAATATTCAATACATAGAGCACAATAATAATACAGCAGATTGCTGTACTAAAACTACTAAGACGCCTCACAGAAATATTTTTCATGGTAATCATATTCCTGTACCAGAGTGGTGCTTGCCTTCAAATATAATGTTATTTGATAATTGATAATGTGATAGATTCGATTCGACATTATCGTTTTTAAGTTTTGTTGTTGTGTAGAATTCATGTAAATCATGAttcaataaatataaaaaaaaataaattatggtTCAATAAATCCCTGTATCTATATGAAAACCATACAGAATATTTATAAAAtgttaaatctttttctttcatttttttaacactATATCAGTTTGAATCAAATGTCAGCAATACTTTGGGGACAGAATTATTTAATCAATCTGGAAGTGTTTGGGAACTAAGGGGTCCAGCTGCTATAGTTCTGATTGTTGTACAACTTTAGACTTAGTGGGCATTTAAATTATCATGACAACAGTAAGCTAATAAATACGGTAATAATATCTGCTAAGCCAGCTCCACCTAATGTTTATCAAAATGATGTAAGTGTTGTAGGAAAGAAATCAAATGTTCCAGAAGTATACTTTATTGACACGAAACCAGTACATAAATTCAATCTCATAATATGTCtaaatatattcaaatataATTTGTTTCTTTAGTGGGTTTCAACAAAGGCACTCACCATAGTGTGTATGACATGGGCATGAAACAGGGAACAGTCATGAAGTGGGTTTTAATGCAATGTCTTACATGTACATGTCACAAACATGCgtacaaaataaaagataaaatatattTCCAAACAATTTAAACAGATCCTGATATTCGGTCAGAACCAATATAACATTTCATCTGGACCTAAATACACATCATGTTCAGTTGGCTAGTCAAGTGTTGTGGCAGTCTGAACACAAAGAAGGTAGAAATAAACATGAGGACAACAGATATACAAAGTCAGCTGAGCCTCTCAAGGGCTTGAAGAATAGTGCTATTGAATAATCCAGTCTGTCCACTGCTCTCCTGAGTAATAAGAACCCGCCCATCCGCTCGAGGTCTGTGGACGAGGACCATCTCTCCGTGCAGCAGGCAGAGCTCCGAGTCTGTCTGGGCTAAATGTGTTGTGATCACTCTGTGTCTAGAAGAATGACAAGAAAAAGATGCCACTCTGTCacatgaacagttttagaggtcACTGTCTGATATTCAAACACTGGTCTTTATTTGCAAAGGGAAACACACAACGGCAGCATACCTGCTGGGGCTGAACTGAGCTGACAAGGCTGACAGGGGGGGATGTGAGGGCGGTGGTTTCTGTGGGTTAGAATTCGGATTGGCTGTTTCAAGGCCTGTCCTGAGAATAGGAGATTTCCCTTCTTTGAGAATGATCCCTGGTCCATCTCTGCCCAGAGTGAGTGATGGAGCCCACACTTCTAAAAGAGGGGGTCCAGGACGGCAGTTGGGGAGAACCTGAGTTCCTGACGACCAAGAAGAAGTTCGATGTCTTGGAGGAGGGGATTCTTCAGCTGAGAGGAACCTCACAGACTTTGGAAGCTATCGAAATGCAACATTTACACCAAATCAACATATACACAATGATTAAAAGACATAAAAAgtgtcctttttaaaaaaaaaaaagaagcaacttATGGCTTTCACAATAACTTGTAAGTCTGACATTACCTTGTCTGTGTTATTcttgtgtgtgtctggtttgaCCAGAATTGACTGAGGGATATTTGTATGATGCCTTTGATGCTGAAATGGCTCATGTGAGGAGGTTAAGTTCATGACTGCAGcagcagagggcgctgctgGCTCTGTCATCCAGCCCAGTGGTTTGGAGTTTAGGATGCTGCTGTTTTTCTTCCTCTGCAGGGCAGGTGAGTAACCTGACGCCTGAACTTGTGCAAAGTGTTGCGAGTTGGACGGAATACTAAAATTGGACAGTTGAGACGAATGGTTTGAGCCTGAAACAGATGTGAATTACAAGAGACATTCTTAAGCACCTGATTAAGTTTTTATACATAAGTaaaaatctgaatctgaacaaAGCGATGACGACACAGCTGTTTCAAACTCACCTCTGTGTGGGTTAAAAATACGCCTTACGGTGTCCCAACCTTGAGAACTCCCATAGAAAGATGGTTTTACGGAGGCAGTGGATGACATTGCATGCTGTGCTCCACTTGGCACAGACTGGAGCTGTCCTGTTGAGTAAATCGCTCCATCACCGTTCACCCTGTCAAGTGCAAGGACCACAGCAGGATTCTTTGAAACGGTGGGTTTTTTTCCAGCCGCTGTGTGGTACTGCGAGGACGGATTAGTGGCCTTGGTTTCCAGAAGTCGAGCTGAGGTTCTGTAGTGAACGAATAGACATATTAGCATAAAGTGAATCTCTACGTATCTGTCTATATTGTTTAAGAAATCTATGAAcctgacttctttttttttcttggttctgCTATGCAGCTTTATATTTCCAAATCTTTAAAATGTGAGTAAGACGGTATGGCTTCCTCAcccacataaaaaataaatgtctcAATCCAATTGGCATTTCACTCCCGCTTTCTGCTCTGAGAGATCCCAGCCACTTACCTGAGCACAGGTGTGATGTAGTTGCTTGGGAGAATGCCCACTTTGCCTGTTCTGAGAGACAACCCACGCAGCCAGCCCTCTTTGAACTTTCCATACACTCCCACCATCTCTCCTTTCCtcagctccagctcctccggtcGTCGAGGTTTATACGAGTACAGGACGGCACACCTGTTGAGTCAAATATCAAGTTTACCTACGGCAGGTTATCGCCACaaattttatcatttttatccaGATTAAGCTGCATATTaaaggtgtttgtgtgtttcttgCTCTTTTCATCTGTTGCCCGTATATAGGCCTACATTTCcataatgataatgatgatgttaAAACTGTGACTCACACGCTGATGGAGAGCTGCTGCGTGGAGGAGTTTCTGCCGTCTGCAGAGGCAGAGGGCACTTGGGGGTTTATCAGAGCCATAGAGATGGTGGGTGGAGTCTCACTGGTCATCTTCCTCTCACTCTGAAATGCAACAGATTCGTTCTTATCAGGCAGAATGCTAAGCGTGATGTATGACACATTATGTAAACACATGCTTTAAAAATCAGAACATAAAAAACACAGTTGACAGTTCAAAGGAAtatcttttgattttttttaagggtttaagTCAACGTGAGATCCTCACCACACGATGGGTCCAGCTGGAGTCATTCATCTTTGTGTCAAAGTGGTCTTTAAAGTCTAACGTTAATCCATGTAATTATTCATTTTGGCTCACAGTGGGTGAATTATGAGCTTGAAAGACTGTAGAAATATCAGACATTCACTTTATTTGTCCAAGTGAAACTGCTGATGCCTCATTaactttaaataaagttaagaaGTGATTGCATAACCCATGAAAATGTAAGGGTAGATGCTGCAGATTTCATCCAAAATGAGTCTTGATGATTTAAGTTTGATATAAGTAGATGACCACCTCTACGTTATTACTTCTAAACATTATCTTTACAGGGAAATTATCTTATCTGCAAGTACAAGTAACTACCCTCGTACGCTCAGTCTTTATACCTCGCAGCAGCACGTAGCTCAACCTACATCTTTGGCTTTGTTTACTATTTAATTTTCAGAATAATAGATGACATATCTTcagtattttctatcatttgtcTCTCAGTTTGCTCTTCTCTTTTGGTCTGTGAATATCTTTCACTTATTctgagatcacaagaaaaactCTTAATGTTATTGTCAATTTTATGGAAGATTAATAAACCTGTTTGATTACAAATGGGATTCTTAAAACTTTTGTAAGTAAGGTTTATTTTATAAACAAGAGAGTTTAAATTTTTTAAGGCCAAGTTTGAGGACATATGATCATTAACATCATTCTCATCTTTTAAAACTAATAATTTACTGGAGGTGTTTGTACTTCACTGCAGCATATGAACTTTACATTTCTCAAGTTGTACAATTTGTCACCGGTCGGCAGTAGACGTGTTTTGTTGGCTGGATTTGATCATATACAAAAGGATGTCTGCAATAAATGTAGACTACAGCATTAAACACAGGCAAGTTTTAATCAAAACTAATCTACATAAAGCTGGAAACTGAAAAGCTTTGACGATACTGAAGTCAGCAGATTTGAGACATCCCATTGTAATTATTGGACATTGAAGGGCATAGGGTGAGTCTGCCAAACATCAATAATGCAGCGTTGATCTTAATCCTTCCAATTACGTTTCTGAGTAGGGACTTAACAAGGTTTTAGTTTCTAATTTCTCCGTGTCCCAAACAAGATCCTCACACGCACTGATTTCTTGATATTGCgattacaagagaaagaaatcCTGCAGCTCATTATATTTGCCAGTGACATTCATAGACTTTGCTGCTATTCATAGCACCAGCACTCATCAACTACTTCAAGCATTAATGCTGGCCTGTGGCCATGGGGTTCCCCTATATAGAGTATCTGTTTGAATCCTGCAGCTCTCCCACTGCTGTGCAGCATTTACACGGTCATTCAAAAGCACAGagacatttcaattcaattcagttataCTTAATAAATCTCCAAAGGGAAATTATATAGACAATAAGAGCGATGTAGGCAGTGCTACAATGTTTATCTCTTTTAAACAACGCTGCCCTGGAGAACAACTTAAAGTACATATCAGCCAGCCATCATTCAGAAAGCGGGGTGGATGAGCTTCACTGTCCTGTTTTTGTCCACATTTGTCATGACTTGTACATGACATTTTAACCAAATCTACCTTTTAGTGTAGGGAGGGatgacaaaaaaacagaaaaagtattttttcatgcTCAAGAATTTGGTTCTTTCCAATATTCTATGTCCTTTTTCTGTTCTTGGCCAGGTGCTTTGACTCAGCAGtggtcatgtggaagcagctcTGCTTTCAGGGAGAAagtaaaaacgtatttgtgTGGCATTTTCATTAAGTCCCTTACAAATTaactaaatcaataaaatataaacaccATGTTTCTTGCTATTACAGATAGCAGTATCACTTCACCTAAGTATACTCAACTCTTTAAAACGAATTTGCTCGGTTTTTGCTTAAAAATGCCCCATTCCATACCCTGGTTTTAATTCAAACTACATTCTTACCAACTATATTATCTTATGCcccctatttttctttttaatcataTCAGAGAGAAAAGTATGGGTAAGTATGTGAAAGGTAATGGCTGTGACACAATCCCCAACCAGCTTAATGTTCCTGCCACTGACGTGGCTGCAAGGGGAGATGCAACTCCAGGTGGATCAGAAGGATAGTGAGGATGTTGAGAAGgagtcaaagaaaaaaatcttataATTCAAACTGACCTTTAAGGTACTTAACTGTTTGCTGGCCTTTGAACAACAAAAATGGATTTCATGGAATAAGACCAAAATAGGAATCCaatgttaaaagaaaaacttttttaaaaagCCACCTTCATATAAGCTAAAACACACAGATGAGACACGACCTGAAGATTCATTTAGGCAGGTCACATCAAATTGATGTTCActgacaagaaaataaaactttCCATTTAGAGAACACTTTGATGGTACCGTGGGCGTTGTGCCCATGCAGGGGACAATCAACTGTTAGACTATCAAGGCATCCTGGAGCAAAACATACTGCTCAGAGACAGGAAGCTCAGCCtcagtcagaggtcagaggtcgtcCAACAGAATAATGAGCGAAACCACACAGTTACAAGCACCTTGACTGGCTAATTACTTACTTTTCAAACACTGGACTATTCCTAAACCTCTGTCTGTGGGAAATTCCTAAAACTGCAGCGTGGAGAGGGCACCCTTGAGATCTGAGACTACGGCAGTCGTTGGTCCCTAACAGTAACTTGCCCTGCAAGAGCAAACTTGCAGCTAAGTAAAAAGCAAAAGTCTCAATGAGGGGAATCACAAATCTCTTGCTGGCAATGACTGTTGCTAAATATTGTGTAATACAATAGTGAGTTAAAGTTACCTTCATATTTACATTTCCTGCTATTTTCATTGGAATCAAAAATCTACCGGCACAGCTTTGTTTGTTGTTAAACACTAAATAAGTAATGCTGTATACCATTAACATCCTCCTCTGCAAGGCTCTTTAGAGAGCTCTTTTGAATGAAATGTATCCACCTTTGTAGCAGCTAATCTGGTCAAGTCCAGCCTGCAGAGCCGGGGTGTGTGACATTGTTACTCCTCTCCAGTTTGATCTTCAGCCACTTTGACATCACGCTGACATCATCAAATGACCTCACACAATCATGGTGgctgcagttttttttcttattattttttgaaGTTGGTCTTAGCTGACTGTAAAGCCTCCCGGCATGATGAGGAAAAATGTATGACTGTCCCCTCATCTAAATGCTcattacttaaaataagtgaCCTAAGACATGAGGTGATGTGGaaagtcttcatcttctttTAAATCCTTGATGTTTGGATTATAGGTACATTTTGTACCATCAAACCGATTCTATACACAAACGTACATTTTTATGTCCCAAGAGAAACTGAATACATTTATTGAATATtcaaaatgaaacaaacaaatcaCTTTCCATTTGCTGTCAGACAACACTAAGCAGTTGGTTGCAGAAAGGATGCTTTTCAagccaaatcaaacattaattCATGATCTTTTTCAGTTTATCATCTCTGAAGTCTTTACTTTTTGTTTCACATGAACAGAatgttttaagtagttttgttttgtgcaataaaacattaaaactgtCAAGTCATTGAAGCGTATATGCAAACTGCTAGGTGAGAGATAGATGGACAGATAAACTAGATTACATTTTATTCATGTTGGGATctgttttaacttgatatcttCCCAGCAGCCAAATGCAGCTTTCTAAAACTTTCTCTCTGTGCACCCGCCATCTCACATCCAGGTGCAACAGAAGGGTAAGGGAGAGGTCAAGTCAAGTACAGCATGCACAGTCTCACCCAGGTTTAAAGATGTTTAATTCATGGAAGATCCAAAGGAAGACTTAGCATTTAGTCTGTCAAATGTTAAATCTGTGTAAAAGTCTACAACCCAAAGGTCTTAATGCTGAGCCACGTCAGCTCCAGATCATCTGATCACAGTTGAACTTCATCACATTTTTAAGGGTGAAATTACTAAACTAgggagcttttatttttttgttggatTTGAGATTAGCAGCTTAACCAGaaattgtgattttattttattttattttattttatttcactactttttattcattattaaaGCAACATAATtctataaaattaaataaaaatgtgttttatttgatcACAGGCTCAACCATTGCtgttaacaataacaataatgatgtaTACTTTGCTGTAATGGTCAAGTATGATCATTTGTAGCTTTTGGCTAATTGCCATCCTAAATTTTTCTCTTACATAACCAAGCCAATACTCACACTATTACACATTATTTAAACCAAGTGGGAGGAAGGCTGCAGCTCTCAGTCAAACAGCAGAGCCAGAGGTGAGAGCTGATGGGATGCAATGCTAAGAATAGCACACATGGCGGCTTGTTCACTGGGGAGGCTCAGCATCGACTTCAGTGACGTGACCCTGCGCTCCTTTAAAAAGGGGAATGTGTGGCTTTTCTGCTCTTTCTTGCCCCACTGATGTGAGAGTGTTACCTGCTTAGTGAAGAGGAAGAAGTTTGAAGGCAGGGGATGGCGGGGTCTGTTATGTAACCAACTTCACAAGtgactcatcatcatcagcatgaGAGAGATAAGCAGACGTACTGAGGGACTCTCCAAGCCTCCCACTCTCTACATCTATCTCTCATttgtcctcctccttctttctctctTGGGATTTGCGGAAAGAaacttttgtgttttctttctcttcccagttttatgctgtttttttccctatttcctcatactttttttttttctttgtcctgCTTAAGTACTCCCATTTCCCTCGCCAGTCCTTATCTCAGGTTTTAGGTCTTACAGCTCCCTTcctccccctgatttttttcaaccctgcaaaaatattttgcctttttttcttctttcctctgacATGTATAATTGAAGGGTAGAGCTGTGAAATTTGAGCTGAAACCAAGGAAATCATTATCTCAGAGGTAGGGCAGCAGGTTGTATCATTAAACTTTTTTAGAGGCTTTCATAATGCCACTGCACACAGCCACACGCACAGCACTCAGTTGCACAGATTCTTAAGTGTATGCACACAGCATGGCTTTTTTCTTTGGCATTGTGCCTGCAAGGTAATGAAGATTCTCAAAAAGTTCCTCTATACTTCTTACAAGTCAGTTGAGTcgtcctctttttctttcttgttgcaCTGATTTGATCTTTTTAAGATTAAGACATAATACTTTATTAAAGACCTTTTCAAACTTAAGGTCCACTCACCTCCAGTCCTCACATCTTTCTTATCTATCTCTTTTCCACATCTGTGAAAACACCCACTTCCAAACACCCTCTTAATCACTTCACAACCAACAAAAGGGCTATTCCTCTTTGTCATTCTTTACTTGACCCCACTATAACGGATACCTCCCTGCCCCTTTTGAGGCCAACTTGTTCCAAATACTTCTCCTATCTCACAGAAAACCAGTGTCACGTTGCCAAACTACATATCTTCCGTGCAAATCAAGAAATCAACGCCAAAGACGTAAATTAAAGCTGATGAAGAGATAGCAGAGGAAGACGTGTGAGGATAGGGGCATTCGACTTACCTGTGAATGGCGTCTGTGATGCTCAGAGTGGTGGCTAAGTCGCAGGGGATTCACTCTAGAGGGGTATGAGTTGCTCCGTGCAGCTGAGGGCAGCGAGACACGCTGTGTCTGACCCCTGTGCTCGGAGGTGTAGTGGTAGGCGTGAGATTGGTAAAAGTTGTTGCTGCCGCCGACTTTGGACTGTTTCTGCTGGATGGAGAGAGGTGAAGCGCTGAGGGGGGCTGTCTTTGCTGGGACCCAGGGTGCTCCGTAATGGGCTGTCCTGCTGGATGTGTCAGTGGCCTTGTCTTTGCCCCCGCTCCCAGCCTGATGGGGAGATTCTGCTGAGTCACCCCCCCTCCGACTCTTTCCCTTTAACAGTTTGGCAGCAGCAGAGTAAGGCTGAAATAGATTAATGTGGAAAGATTAGCGACAGCTAAAATCTAGAGGAATCCAAAGAGAACGCACACAATCCTCAGTCAAGAAAATCCTCTCTAACTTGTTCCTACCTGCTACTGGCGCCTGTCAACCTCTGCTCCTGCTGATCAGCATAACGGCTGTCTAAACACACCCACTTATCACTACTCATCTCACCCCTACAACTTGTTGGACAGGCGCACGGGGAGGCAGGCAGGCTGACAGGATGAAAAGTACCACTCAGTGAGCCAGGAAGGATTGACTGGTGCTGAGAAAGGAGCTGCGCAGATGggcaggcagacagacaggcaTAGCAGGGTTAATGCTTTTACTCGGCACATTGATGTGCTGTTATGCCACCCAAGCAGAGGAAGCATTACTGGGTCTTCACGCCTGGCTGCACAACACAAGGAGAGACGGGCTTGaagaggagaggggaggagaggaggagaggaggcgaGGGAAGAAGCGTAGATGGAGAAAGAATAGACTGCTGGGGAAGAGACATATGACGAGCATCACTGAGCCAAAACGCCAAAACGTCAAAAATAAAGCAGGTGCATGAAAAGGAGATGGCTAATTAGAAAAGGGGGCATTCAAAGAAAATGCTGCAACTAATGATGAGTTGGGGAGGTAAACAAGAACGGAATAGTATCACAATGACCCCAGTGTAACAACAACTGCAATTTCGCCCAGCTTGGATGAAGTTAATTCATTGAGGCAGAAAGTACAAAGGGAAACAAATGACAGCCAGCTAGCTAAGCAAGCCCTGCAAACCTGAGTAAGCCACACAGTCACACACTAATGAGCAGTTGCAGACACAGCAGGACTTCACAGATTAACTTTATGCCTCAGCATTTTGCAGTGAAGGACTGACATCTATGAATCAAAGATTTGAATGAAAGTCAGAGTAAAGTCCAGGCAATGACCTGGAATCAAAGACATTCAGTGACAACATCTCTGATTCAACCGGCTTTGGTCATATCAAAGTGCTAAAACAGAAGGCGTCAAACCCATACTCAAACAATGAAgtgtgaataaaataataaatcaccTCTGTAAACTGTAGAGGACAAATTCCAACTTTTTCTCCACGCTTGGCTTCAATCCAGTGCTCATCCACTCGTCTGATGACTGTTAGGATGTCCCCCTGCAAACCAGAAGTATGTTACAGACACACAGAAGCTTCAATGAAACAGGACACCAGATGGTTATTACAGAGTGAGCTTGCCCTGGAGACTGAGCACTCAGCAAAGAAACTCTTTCAGCACTGTGTTTCTGATGTAGCATGTGACATCAGCTCCCTTAGTAGACCCAGTGCTTTCTGCGGCCAACCTCTAAAAACCATTTGACCACCTGCATTAAAAAGAAAGGCCGAGCTCAAGTGTGCTTTAATGGAGAGCACACAAGAACTGAAGCCCTTATATAACAGCCTCAAACATCCTTCAGGGCACGCAACAACGCAGCAACACTGCAGCGCAGGTCAGAGACCTCAGCTCCACAAGTCTTAGTTTCAACTCTTAGAAAACACACCAGCctacaacaagcaatgatcgtTATGCATTTTTGCTATGGGGAATTCCTGTACCATACGTTATCACAAACCAATGCAAATTCATGTCCGAAAAAGCCAAAGCCTGTATGTGTTTTTGCCATAATTATGTGTACTCCTCATTATTTAGCATGAAATTCCCTTTTATGCAGTATCCAGACTGTATTGGCTTTTTAGGACTATGATTTACTCAGTCATTGTCAGGTTATTATGAAAACCCGGGTAAAGCGAAACTAaaggtttatacaaaaaaatcaaTGCTCCCAAAACCTGCCATAAATATTAGTAGCTTTCAGCTCAATTTCCTTACATTTGTAATGTGATTAAGAAATGGCATTTAGAAGGCGTGATGGACTTCGATTTGAGGTGATGAAGACCAAGAAAACATTCAGTCTACCACTGAAGTAATAGTATTGCTATAAAGGAAAAGAATCCCCCCTTTCTGACTGCAAAAGGCAGTTGGAGTTTCAGCAGGCTGGAGTCGATGACCACTGCTCTACTAAGGAGCCCTGATAAACAAACCCTGTGGACTGATTATATGCACAAGACTGATGAAGATAGCGTTGTGGCTGTAATGAGCAAATGTTTGGAAATGTAAAGCATGCAGAATCCCATTACAAAAGAGCACAGTATCGGAAGGACTGATAAATCTTTGGATGTAGTGCACTCAATGACATGGGGGGAGCCAACAACCCTCCAGGAATGAGCAAGACTAAAGCAAAAACTAGAACTGCATGTAAAATCTGTTTACAATCTGTAAACCTTGCAAGGGGGGCGTTACTAAGTTCTGATCACACGGGGTGGCCAAACTTTGGCTTTCTAGAGAGAGTACaaatgaacaaacaaaacaaaagtaatggttcataaatattaaagatgtttgccatttttttttgggccgcttggtggcgca
Coding sequences within:
- the sh3rf2 gene encoding E3 ubiquitin-protein ligase SH3RF2; its protein translation is MVDYTITDVPGTLDSKTRGPCKMEELTVMALLECPLCLEQLDATAKVLPCQHTFCVSCLQQREAAQPQLLCPECGVPAAARTAAELPQNLLLVQLLGGLQGREAQRVHQPAPLARVTLTARDGQQRESQHRDKQGLNEVAPRTSAYKQQSEISRELSSSIPPNHKVEDNWHSEDTGNNSRASVDALQAFSQASQLQHLHQAQALPLCKALRDFDPEEMNRDDSKYCLSFLKGDILTVIRRVDEHWIEAKRGEKVGICPLQFTEPYSAAAKLLKGKSRRGGDSAESPHQAGSGGKDKATDTSSRTAHYGAPWVPAKTAPLSASPLSIQQKQSKVGGSNNFYQSHAYHYTSEHRGQTQRVSLPSAARSNSYPSRVNPLRLSHHSEHHRRHSQSERKMTSETPPTISMALINPQVPSASADGRNSSTQQLSISVCAVLYSYKPRRPEELELRKGEMVGVYGKFKEGWLRGLSLRTGKVGILPSNYITPVLRTSARLLETKATNPSSQYHTAAGKKPTVSKNPAVVLALDRVNGDGAIYSTGQLQSVPSGAQHAMSSTASVKPSFYGSSQGWDTVRRIFNPHRGSNHSSQLSNFSIPSNSQHFAQVQASGYSPALQRKKNSSILNSKPLGWMTEPAAPSAAAVMNLTSSHEPFQHQRHHTNIPQSILVKPDTHKNNTDKLPKSVRFLSAEESPPPRHRTSSWSSGTQVLPNCRPGPPLLEVWAPSLTLGRDGPGIILKEGKSPILRTGLETANPNSNPQKPPPSHPPLSALSAQFSPSRHRVITTHLAQTDSELCLLHGEMVLVHRPRADGRVLITQESSGQTGLFNSTILQALERLS